From a single Labrus bergylta chromosome 14, fLabBer1.1, whole genome shotgun sequence genomic region:
- the rsf1b.1 gene encoding remodeling and spacing factor 1: MAASAATASSSPGLCPNYAVICSFLERYGALLDLPELTFPQLERYLRDTSSVPKLLAELHVKLLRKIGKSVSADRWEKYLIKICQEFNSTWAWELEQKGYKDMTEECKTGILKYLCECQFDDNVKFKTAINEEDPDKMRLQPIGRDKDGQMYWYQLDQDDNVRVYVEEQDDLDGSSWKCIVRDRNDLAEVLALLKTQIDPELLKRDLENKPEGEGEVKKIEDTSDEDNKDSKEAVCPKTENNEKDDLKPEASEAISSLNGVIEGKPEAELHSEKPSADHSVSTKAQNIKEEPMEVETKTQTIATSEQTSEAPGLTVKPEKAEEAKKSSAEEIQQALKNDQQAKIPLKKRGMKFTEDFDKNSGIKVQNPPVTPVKEALKADSTPEQTKKAQSVNDHVNGEVQPTQEKELKSNSCELLNEAAVDKEEAAAGKTVEAREKKESDKDDVKDKKEEASSAEKGEEKAAALTEDVDKKSQDVNVTNESSASKEKKEEAQESPPTPTEPPASQKDENNALEKSSNHEEVKESRPADKKESCTGDETTLKEADKSLTTEESKEVKSKDSEEKPSCEDMDTSETSQAEDTKTSETETAEKQTETNGAKETTRSETDAEKTDTVIKTSETQSTEKDPAKTSVESEKAESPPPVVEKTEKLKDDSNQETREVTASSADKAIISEKAEESVKSSVVQEKDQSESCKPVEEKENIKDAETTPEKDDATSDTKTEKPEEKEKPEDVKKSVNCDDRTMHDAGEMRDSTPVEEEATAGKPDVTETQEGEKTEMNSVAQKATDEASEGREDKPSKRAEKSKAAEVDDSKSDRPDSEREKVSEEQPKEVDPSSEIKRDAEKGKEKGTKKEKVNSDIEKPPCEDKESKEDSTTEKMSKNDETKEEKTAQKERESSPRRDDSERQNGSKESEEKSSAETGKESKEADSEKPTDEESKSKSEEEESATKKEVANGEEAAAEVQVKTPHRRRRRGPTHRRKAELQREERERQGDSESDTNTGMSLRRSPRISRPTPKAVEINDRKLEKSQVDDKDEKKDKAEGEVEEEEEEEEEVKTVQKKPREKKTDQEGQPKPKGRKRRRVRWSNTRARRKKKGSEDEENASEGSSSEEEDSEDLDDSDEDYKVERGRKRRNRNRERRSSDSSTSSDDDLPPNDDPCKHCGLPNHPELILLCDSCDNGYHTACLRPPLMIIPDGEWFCPPCQHKLLCDKLEEQLTNLDASLKKKERAERRKERLIYVGISLENIITPSTEVEEEKPEIIIKEKKESKKSKSWGRRSTRAKKSISYRFDEFDEAIEEAIEEDIKEAEGGGAGRGKDMANITGHRGKDISTILQAEEGKENGRPPRSNAGQRRKKRRRLNDLDSDSTVDEEESEEEFCLSESSEEEFVVSENDSEAESEAESNNSEVGGGKRRSSSSRRRKVPKRRRSSRKRRRPRGYSDDEEEETDEEDEDEIVTEGSSEFSDSDLDMSRRRSRRSHKKQVNYHETSESDGSQAETNKAKVKLRRPHDSSESEASFSRDSEEESKERRVKRRADSSEEDSRQRHRRLALKRRRASEDDDSDDDSDESSEEDRPVRKRVNRIDSDDDEEEEEKEKEEKEGKEEEEKPKEKKAAEQTDEESKGTIPADCNPTNGQNPIKPAAAAAATPGLVPNVETPKNTSATPAAAAAAAPNGLVGQESGAAAQEEDEDDLLGVTDLVDYVCNNEDM; the protein is encoded by the exons ATGGCTGCTTCGGCGGCAACGGCGAGTTCTTCCCCCGGTTTGTGTCCAAATTACGCCGTGATTTGCTCCTTCCTGGAGCGGTACGGAGCGTTGCTGGACTTGCCGGAGCTCACCTTTCCACAGCTGGAGAGATACCTGCGGGACACATCCTCAG TTCCTAAGCTGCTGGCTGAGCTTCACGTCAAGTTGCTGAGGAAGATTGGCAAGTCGGTGTCAGCGGACCGATGGGAGAAATATCTGATAAAG ATATGCCAGGAGTTCAACTCAACCTGGGCATGGGAACTCGAACAAAAAGGATACAAAGACATGACGGAGGAGTGCAAGACGGGAATACTTAAA TATTTGTGCGAGTGTCAGTTCGATGACAACGTGAAATTCAAAACCGCCATCAATGAGGAGGACCCGGACAAGATGCGCCTGCAGCCGATCGGCCGGGACAAAGACGGTCAGATGTATTGGTATCAGCTCGACCAAGACGACAACGTGCGAGTTTACGTGGAGGAACAGGACGACTTGGACGGGTCGTCGTGGAAGTGCATCGTCAG AGATAGAAACGACCTGGCGGAGGTTCTGGCTCTCCTGAAGACACAAATCGACCCCGAGCTCCTCAAGAGAGACCTGGAGAACAAACCTGAAGGTGAAG gtgAAGTTAAAAAGATCGAGGACACGTCAGACGAAGACAACAAAGACTCCAAAGAGGCCGTCTGTCCAAAGACGGAGAATAACGAGAAAGACGATTTGAAGCCGGAAGCGTCCGAGGCGATATCCTCTCTGAACGGCGTCATCGAAGGCAAACCTGAAGCAGAACTTCACTCAGAAAAGCCCTCTGCGGATCACAGCGTCAGTACAAAAGCCCAGAACATCAAAGAAGAGCCGATGGAGGTGGAAACTAAAACACAAACCATAGCGACGAGTGAACAAACGTCTGAGGCGCCGGGTTTGACGGTAAAGCCGGAGAAGGCAGAGGAGGCCAAGAAGAGCAGCgcggaggagatccaacaggcTCTGAAGAACGACCAGCAGGCCAAAATCCCTCTGAAGAAAAGAGGGATGAAGTTTACTGAGGACTTTGATAAAAATAGTGGCATCAAAGTGCAAAATCCTCCCGTAACGCCCGTCAAGGAAGCTCTGAAAGCCGACTCGACTCCTGAGCAGACAAAGAAAGCTCAGAGTGTCAACGATCATGTTAACGGCGAGGTTCAGCCCACGCAAGAGAAGGAGCTCAAGAGTAATTCCTGCGAGTTGCTAAACGAAGCGGCCGTTGACAAAGAGGAAGCAGCTGCAGGTAAAACTGTAGaagccagagaaaaaaaagagtcggACAAGGACGATGTGAAAGATAAAAAGGAGGAAGCCAGCAGTGCAGAAAAGGGCGAAGAGAAAGCTGCAGCTCTCACAGAAGACGTAGACAAGAAAAGTCAAGATGTGAACGTCACAAATGAAAGCTCtgcatcaaaagaaaagaaggaggaagCACAGGAGTCTCCCCCGACGCCGACAGAGCCGCCGGCTTCACAAAAAGACGAGAATAACGCGCTCGAGAAGTCGTCTAATCATGAAGAAGTAAAAGAATCCCGACCAGCGGATAAGAAAGAGTCTTGTACGGGAGACGAGACGACATTAAAGGAAGCGGATAAATCATTAACGACGGAGGAGTCAAAGGAAGTTAAATCAAAGGATTCTGAGGAGAAACCATCGTGTGAAGACATGGACACATCAGAGACGAGTCAGGCTGAAGACACCAAGacttcagagacagaaacagccgagaagcaaacagaaacaaacgGTGCTAAAGAAACGACGAGGTCTGAGACTGACGCAGAGAAAACGGACACAGTGATCAAAACGTCAGAGACGCAGAGTACAGAAAAAGATCCCGCAAAGACATCTGTCGAGTCTGAGAAAGCAGAATCACCGCCGCCTGTCGTCGAAAAGACAGAGAAGCTAAAAGACGACTCTAATCAAGAGACACGAGAGGTCACAGCGAGTTCTGCAGACAAAGCAATAATCAGCGAGAAAGCAGAAGAGAGTGTGAAGTCTTCTGTTGTTCAAGAGaaggaccaatcagaatcaTGTAAACCTGTCGAGGAGAAAGAGAACATCAAAGACGCAGAGACGACTCCAGAAAAAGACGACGCGACCTCTGACACCAAGACAGAAAAGccagaggagaaggaaaagccCGAAGATGTAAAGAAATCTGTCAACTGCGATGACCGCACGATGCACGACGCCGGCGAGATGAGAGACTCCACGCCTGTAGAAGAAGAGGCAACGGCCGGGAAACCCGATGTGACAGAGACACAAGAGGGTGAAAAAACCGAGATGAACTCAGTTGCACAGAAGGCAACAGATGAAGCGTCTGAAGGGAGAGAAGATAAGCCGTCAAAGCGTGCTGAGAAGTCGAAGGCGGCAGAAGTGGATGATAGCAAATCTGACAGGCCAGACTCAGAGCGGGAGAAAGTGTCAGAGGAGCAGCCCAAAGAAGTCGATCCATCGTCAGAAATCAAAAGGGATgcagagaagggaaaagaaaagggCACCAAAAAGGAGAAAGTTAACAGTGATATCGAAAAACCTCCATGTGAAGACAAAGAAAGCAAAGAGGATTCTACAACTGAGAAAATGTCCAAAAACGACGAGACAAAGGAGGAGAAAACCGCTCAAAAGGAAAGGGAAAGCTCGCCCAGGAGAGATGACTCCGAGCGCCAGAACGGAAGCAAAGAATCAGAAGAGAAATCCTCGGCTGAAACGGGGAAAGAGAGCAAAGAAGCGGACTCTGAAAAGCCCACGGACGAggagagtaaaagtaaaagtgaagaagaggagtCCGCGACAAAGAAGGAGGTAGCAAACGGCGAGGAAGCTGCCGCAGAAGTTCAGGTGAAGACTccccacagaaggaggagaagggggcCCACCCATCGCAGGAAAGCCGAGctccagagagaggagagggagaggcaggGCGACTCCGAGTCCGATACAAACACGGGGATGTCTCTCCGGAGATCGCCGAGGATCTCCAGGCCGACTCCGAAAGCTGTGGAGATCAACGACAGGAAGCTGGAGAAGTCCCAGGTCGATGAcaaagatgaaaagaaagataaagcagaaggggaggtggaggaggaggaggaggaagaggaggaggtgaaaacTGTTCAGAAGAAACCAAGGGAGAAAAAGACGGATCAGGAGGGTCAGCCCAAACCGAAG gggagaAAGAGACGGAGGGTCCGGTGGTCAAACACACGAGCGCGTCGTAAAAAGAAAGGCTCCGAGGACGAGGAGAACGCCAGCGAGGGCTCGTCCAGCGAAGAGGAGGACAGCGAGGACTTGGACGACAGCGACGAGGACTACAAGGTGGAGAGAGGCAGGAAGAGGCGGAACCGCAACCGAGAGAGACGAAGCTCCGACTCGTCGACATCCTCAGACGACGACCTACCTCCGAACGACGACCCCTGCAAACATTGTGGTCTTCCAAATCACCCGGAGCTG atctTACTGTGTGATTCCTGTGATAACGGCTACCACACGGCCTGTCTGAGACCTCCGCTCATGATCATCCCAGACGGAGAGTGGTTCTGTCCCCCCTGCCAGCAT aaGCTGCTCTGTGACAAATTAGAAGAGCAGCTCACGAACCTCGACGCGTCCTTGAAAAAGAAGGAACGGGcggagaggag GAAAGAGCGGCTCATTTACGTCGGAATCAGTCTTGAAAACATCATCACGCCCTCG ACGGAGGTCGAGGAGGAAAAGCCGGAGAtcataataaaagaaaagaaagagtcgAAGAAAAGTAAGAGCTGGGGTCGAAGGTCAACGAGGGCGAAGAAATCCATCAGCTACAG ATTCGATGAATTTGATGAGGCGATCGAGGAGGCGATTGAGGAAGACATCAAAGAAGCAGAGGGCGGAG gagctgGTCGGGGTAAAGACATGGCCAACATCACAGGTCACAGAGGGAAAGACATATCCACCATCCTCCAAGCCGAGGAGGGCAAAGAGAACGGCCGTCCGCCCCGAAGCAACGCCGGCCAGCGCAGGAAAAAACGCAGACGACTCAACGACCTGGACAGCGACAGCACCgtggacgaggaggagagcgaggaggagttTTGCCTCAGTGAGAG CTCGGAAGAAGAGTTTGTGGTGTCTGAAAACGACTCGGAGGCGGAGTCAGAGGCGGAGTCTAACAACAGCGAGGTCGGCGGCGGTAAGCGTCGCTCTTCTTCTTCGCGGAGGAGGAAGGTGCCTAAACGACGACGGAGCTCGAGAAAGAGGCGGAGACCCAGAGGGTACTcggatgatgaagaagaggagactgatgaagaagatgaagatgaaataG TGACCGAGGGCTCGAGTGAGTTCAGCGACAGCGACCTGGACATGAGTCGACGGCGGTCTCGGCGGAGTCACAAGAAGCAGGTGAACTACCACGAGACGTCCGAATCCGACGGCTCTCAGGCGGAAACCAACAAAGCCAAAGTGAAACTCAGACGTCCGCATGACAGCTCCGAGAGCGAAG cgAGTTTCTCCAGAGACTCGGAGGAGGAGTCCAAGGAGCGGAGGGTGAAGAGGAGAGCCGACTCGTCAGAGGAAGATTCCCGGCAGCGACACCGGCGTCTGGCACTGAAACGCAGGAGAGCCTCTGAAGACGACGACTCAGACGACGACTCTGATGAGTCATCGGAGGAGGACCGTCCTGTCCGTAAACGGGTGAACCGCATCGACTCGGAcgatgacgaggaggaggaagagaaggagaaagaggagaaggagggcaaggaggaggaggagaaacctAAGGAGAAGAAGGCAGCTGAACAAACAGACGAGGAGTCAAAGGGAACGATCCCAGCGGACTGCAATCCCACTAACGGACAGAACCCCATCAAgcctgctgctgccgccgccgccacTCCAGGCCTCGTTCCCAATGTGGAAACACCCAAAAACACGAGTgccacaccagctgctgctgctgccgccgcaCCCAACGGTCTGGTCGGCCAGGAGTCGGGGGCGGCGGCgcaggaggaggacgaagaCGACCTGTTAGGAGTCACAGACCTAGTGGACTACGTCTGCAATAACGAAGATATGTAG